The Longimicrobium terrae genome includes a region encoding these proteins:
- the tgt gene encoding tRNA guanosine(34) transglycosylase Tgt encodes MFEFEIQATEGAARAGRLTLPHGVVQTPVFMPVGTQATVKTLTPEEVEGLGAQIILGNTYHLYLRPGHELVRELGGLHGFQGWKKPILTDSGGFQVFSLSDINTIEEEGVTFQSHIDGSRHLFTPERVMEIERALGADIIMAFDQCPPGQSSREVATQAYERTLRWLERCRTRFAQLPAEDPQGPVQTLFPIVQGGIYPDLRRESLQATVDAGDWDGIAIGGLSVGEPKPTMYAMLEALQPELPERLPRYLMGVGYPDDLLEAIGRGVDMFDCVAPTRNGRNGAVWIAGEGQVNIKQQRFRADAGPLDPDCDCYTCRTYTRAYLRHLFVAGEGLCMRLLSIHNLRFLVRLADTARERIAAGDFTSWSAAWLARFHAGRAARG; translated from the coding sequence CTGTTCGAGTTTGAGATCCAGGCCACGGAAGGCGCCGCGCGTGCGGGACGGCTCACGCTTCCGCACGGGGTGGTGCAGACGCCCGTGTTCATGCCGGTGGGCACGCAGGCCACGGTAAAGACGCTCACGCCGGAAGAGGTGGAGGGGCTGGGCGCCCAGATCATCCTGGGCAACACCTACCACCTGTACCTGCGACCCGGCCATGAGCTGGTGCGCGAACTGGGCGGGCTGCACGGCTTTCAGGGATGGAAGAAGCCCATCCTGACCGATTCGGGCGGCTTTCAGGTGTTCAGCCTTTCCGACATCAACACGATCGAGGAAGAGGGCGTCACCTTTCAAAGCCACATCGACGGATCGCGCCACCTGTTCACCCCCGAGCGGGTGATGGAGATCGAGCGGGCGCTGGGGGCCGACATCATCATGGCCTTTGACCAGTGCCCGCCGGGACAGAGCAGCCGCGAAGTGGCTACGCAGGCGTACGAGCGCACGCTGCGCTGGCTGGAGCGCTGCCGCACCCGCTTTGCGCAGCTGCCGGCCGAAGACCCGCAAGGCCCGGTGCAGACGCTGTTTCCCATCGTGCAGGGCGGCATCTACCCGGACCTGCGGCGCGAATCGCTGCAGGCCACCGTGGACGCGGGCGACTGGGACGGCATCGCCATCGGCGGCCTTTCCGTGGGCGAGCCCAAGCCCACGATGTACGCCATGCTCGAGGCGCTGCAGCCGGAACTGCCGGAGCGGCTGCCGCGCTACCTGATGGGCGTGGGGTACCCGGACGACCTGCTGGAGGCCATCGGCCGCGGCGTGGACATGTTCGACTGCGTGGCGCCTACGCGAAACGGGCGCAACGGCGCCGTGTGGATCGCGGGCGAGGGACAGGTGAACATCAAGCAGCAGCGCTTTCGCGCCGACGCGGGGCCGCTGGACCCCGACTGCGACTGCTACACCTGCCGCACCTACACCCGCGCGTACCTGCGGCACCTGTTCGTGGCGGGAGAGGGGCTGTGCATGCGCCTGCTTTCCATCCACAACCTGCGCTTTCTGGTGCGGCTGGCCGACACCGCGCGCGAGCGCATCGCGGCGGGCGACTTTACATCCTGGAGCGCGGCCTGGCTGGCGCGCTTTCACGCCGGTCGCGCCGCCCGCGGCTGA
- the yajC gene encoding preprotein translocase subunit YajC, with product MEILLLLAQARPGGAASSFISALPILFILIIFWVMLVVPQRRQAKEHLAMVTSLQKGDQVVTAGGLIGEVVQIKEDQVQVRTGQAIVVVERAKISRRLAADAGK from the coding sequence ATGGAAATCCTGCTTCTTCTCGCCCAGGCCAGGCCGGGCGGGGCCGCGAGCTCCTTCATCAGCGCGCTGCCCATTCTCTTCATCCTCATCATCTTCTGGGTGATGCTCGTGGTGCCGCAGCGGCGCCAGGCCAAGGAGCACCTGGCCATGGTGACCAGCCTGCAGAAGGGCGACCAGGTGGTGACGGCGGGCGGGCTGATCGGCGAGGTCGTCCAGATCAAGGAAGACCAGGTGCAGGTGCGGACGGGGCAGGCGATCGTGGTGGTGGAGCGCGCCAAGATCTCGCGCCGTCTGGCCGCGGACGCCGGGAAGTAG
- the def gene encoding peptide deformylase, with product MAIRKIEMLGSEVLRRRTTDVPKPGPELDRLVDDMFETMYDASGIGLAAPQIGLSQRLIVVDVKEEGGERMALLDPRIVESGADRDRYDEGCLSIPGVTGSVDRPMTCVVEALDQQGNPVRIEADGLLARCLQHEIDHLEGVLFLDRLSPIKRAMLLKKYRKLAGK from the coding sequence ATGGCGATTCGCAAGATCGAGATGCTCGGCTCGGAGGTCCTGCGCCGCCGGACGACCGACGTGCCGAAGCCGGGACCGGAGCTGGACCGGCTGGTGGACGACATGTTCGAGACGATGTACGACGCCAGCGGCATCGGCCTGGCCGCCCCGCAGATCGGGTTGAGCCAGCGCCTGATCGTGGTGGACGTCAAGGAAGAGGGCGGCGAGCGCATGGCGCTGCTGGACCCGCGCATCGTGGAGTCCGGCGCGGACCGAGACCGCTACGACGAGGGGTGCCTGAGCATTCCCGGGGTCACCGGCTCGGTGGACCGGCCGATGACGTGCGTGGTGGAGGCGCTGGACCAGCAGGGAAACCCCGTGCGCATCGAGGCTGACGGGCTGCTGGCGCGCTGCCTTCAGCACGAGATCGACCACCTGGAGGGCGTGCTCTTTCTGGATCGCCTGAGCCCCATCAAACGCGCCATGCTGCTCAAGAAATACCGCAAGCTGGCGGGCAAGTGA
- the fmt gene encoding methionyl-tRNA formyltransferase, whose product MKVLFWGTPAFALPALLSLAEEGHDVVGVVTQPDRPAGRGRALSVSPVKEEALTMGVPILQPERARGDEFIASIRALEPDISVVVAFGQILKPEVLAVPRLGSINIHASLLPELRGAAPIQWAVARGHETTGVTIMRMEAGLDSGPMILRVEEPIGPDESASELGVRLAEIGAEALVETLALMEAGSATETVQDHDRATYAPKVDRETARVDWTLPAEEVARLIRGMDDVPGAWSPLGARCPVKLYRSQVVVDASGEPGTVLAADPQGGVLVACGSGAVRLGEVQPQGKRRMGAGEWVRGRGVAAGDRFGVDA is encoded by the coding sequence GTGAAAGTTCTCTTCTGGGGGACCCCGGCCTTTGCGCTTCCCGCGCTCCTCTCGCTCGCGGAAGAGGGGCACGACGTGGTGGGCGTGGTGACGCAGCCGGACCGGCCGGCGGGGCGGGGGCGTGCGCTTTCCGTTTCCCCGGTCAAGGAAGAGGCGCTCACCATGGGCGTGCCCATCCTGCAGCCGGAGCGCGCGCGCGGCGACGAGTTCATCGCCAGCATCCGCGCGCTGGAGCCGGACATTTCCGTCGTGGTCGCCTTCGGGCAGATCCTGAAGCCGGAGGTGCTGGCGGTGCCGCGGCTGGGGTCCATCAACATCCACGCGTCGCTCCTTCCCGAACTGCGCGGGGCGGCGCCCATCCAGTGGGCCGTGGCGCGGGGGCACGAGACTACCGGCGTCACCATCATGCGGATGGAGGCGGGGCTGGATTCCGGGCCCATGATCCTGCGCGTGGAGGAGCCGATCGGCCCGGACGAGTCCGCGTCGGAGCTGGGCGTGCGCTTGGCGGAGATCGGCGCCGAGGCGCTGGTGGAGACGCTGGCGCTGATGGAGGCCGGCTCGGCGACAGAGACGGTGCAGGACCACGACCGTGCCACCTACGCGCCCAAGGTGGACCGCGAGACGGCGCGCGTGGACTGGACGCTGCCGGCGGAAGAGGTCGCGCGGCTGATCCGCGGGATGGACGACGTGCCGGGGGCCTGGAGTCCCCTGGGCGCGCGCTGCCCGGTGAAGCTGTACCGTTCGCAGGTCGTGGTGGATGCCTCCGGCGAGCCGGGGACCGTCCTTGCGGCGGACCCGCAGGGCGGGGTGCTGGTGGCCTGCGGGAGCGGCGCCGTGCGCCTGGGTGAGGTGCAGCCGCAGGGCAAGCGGCGGATGGGGGCGGGCGAGTGGGTGCGCGGCCGCGGCGTGGCGGCGGGCGACCGCTTCGGCGTGGACGCGTGA